A region from the Papio anubis isolate 15944 chromosome 6, Panubis1.0, whole genome shotgun sequence genome encodes:
- the SSR1 gene encoding translocon-associated protein subunit alpha isoform X4: MRLLPRLLLLLLLVFPATVLFRGGPRGSLAVAQDLTEDEETVEDSIIEDEDDEAEVEEDEPTDLVEDKEEEDVSGEPEASPSADTTILFVKGEDFPANNIVKFLVGFTNKGTEDFIVESLDASFRYPQDYQFYIQNFTALPLNTVVPPQRQATFEYSFIPAEPMGGRPFGLVINLNYKDLNGNVFQDAVFNQTVTVIEREDGLDGETIFMYMFLAGLGLLVIVGLHQLLESRKRKRPIQKVEMGTSSQNDVDMSWIPQETLNQINKASPRRLPRKRAQKRSVGSDE, encoded by the exons ATGAGACTCCTCCCCCgcttgctgctgcttctcctgctCGTGTTCCCTGCCACTGTCTTGTTCCGAGGCGGCCCCAGAG GCTCATTAGCAGTGGCACAAGATCTTACAGAGGATGAAGAAACAGTAGAAGATTCTATAATTGAGGATGAAGATGATGAAGCCGAGGTAGAAGAAGATGAACCCACAGATTTG gtagaagataaagaggaagaagatgTGTCTGGTGAACCTGAAGCTTCACCAAGTGCAGATACAACTATACTCTTTGTAAAAGGAGAAG ATTTTCCAGCAAATAACATTGTGAAGTTCCTGGTAGGCTTTACCAACAAGGGTACAGAAGATTTTATCGTTGAATCCTTAGATGCCTCATTCCGTTATCCTCAGGACTACCAGTTTTATATCCAGAATTTCACAGCTCTCCCTCTGAACACTGTAGTGCCACCCCAGAGACAGGCAACTTTTGAGTATTCTTTCATTCCTGCAGAGCCCATGGGCGGACGACCCTTTGGTTTGGTCATCAATCTGAACTACAAAGATTTGAAC ggcaATGTATTCCAAGATGCAGTCTTCAATCAAACAGTTACAGTTATTGAAAGAGAGGATGGGTTAGATGGAGAAAC AATCTTTATGTATATGTTCCTTGCTGGTCTTGGGCTTCTGGTTATTGTTGGCCTTCATCAACTCCTAGAATCTAGAAAG CGTAAGAGACCCATACAGAAAGTAGAAATGGGTACATCAAGTCAGAACGATGTTGACATGAGCTGGATTCCTCAGGAAACATTGAATCAAATCA aTAAAGCTTCACCAAGAAGGTTGCCCAGGAAACGGGCACAGAAGAGATCAGTGGGATCTGATGAGTAA
- the SSR1 gene encoding translocon-associated protein subunit alpha isoform X3, which produces MRLLPRLLLLLLLVFPATVLFRGGPRGSLAVAQDLTEDEETVEDSIIEDEDDEAEVEEDEPTDLVEDKEEEDVSGEPEASPSADTTILFVKGEDFPANNIVKFLVGFTNKGTEDFIVESLDASFRYPQDYQFYIQNFTALPLNTVVPPQRQATFEYSFIPAEPMGGRPFGLVINLNYKDLNGNVFQDAVFNQTVTVIEREDGLDGETIFMYMFLAGLGLLVIVGLHQLLESRKRKRPIQKVEMGTSSQNDVDMSWIPQETLNQIMQSRRDKASPRRLPRKRAQKRSVGSDE; this is translated from the exons ATGAGACTCCTCCCCCgcttgctgctgcttctcctgctCGTGTTCCCTGCCACTGTCTTGTTCCGAGGCGGCCCCAGAG GCTCATTAGCAGTGGCACAAGATCTTACAGAGGATGAAGAAACAGTAGAAGATTCTATAATTGAGGATGAAGATGATGAAGCCGAGGTAGAAGAAGATGAACCCACAGATTTG gtagaagataaagaggaagaagatgTGTCTGGTGAACCTGAAGCTTCACCAAGTGCAGATACAACTATACTCTTTGTAAAAGGAGAAG ATTTTCCAGCAAATAACATTGTGAAGTTCCTGGTAGGCTTTACCAACAAGGGTACAGAAGATTTTATCGTTGAATCCTTAGATGCCTCATTCCGTTATCCTCAGGACTACCAGTTTTATATCCAGAATTTCACAGCTCTCCCTCTGAACACTGTAGTGCCACCCCAGAGACAGGCAACTTTTGAGTATTCTTTCATTCCTGCAGAGCCCATGGGCGGACGACCCTTTGGTTTGGTCATCAATCTGAACTACAAAGATTTGAAC ggcaATGTATTCCAAGATGCAGTCTTCAATCAAACAGTTACAGTTATTGAAAGAGAGGATGGGTTAGATGGAGAAAC AATCTTTATGTATATGTTCCTTGCTGGTCTTGGGCTTCTGGTTATTGTTGGCCTTCATCAACTCCTAGAATCTAGAAAG CGTAAGAGACCCATACAGAAAGTAGAAATGGGTACATCAAGTCAGAACGATGTTGACATGAGCTGGATTCCTCAGGAAACATTGAATCAAATCA TGCAGAGTAGAAGAG aTAAAGCTTCACCAAGAAGGTTGCCCAGGAAACGGGCACAGAAGAGATCAGTGGGATCTGATGAGTAA
- the SSR1 gene encoding translocon-associated protein subunit alpha isoform X1 — MRLLPRLLLLLLLVFPATVLFRGGPRGSLAVAQDLTEDEETVEDSIIEDEDDEAEVEEDEPTDLVEDKEEEDVSGEPEASPSADTTILFVKGEDFPANNIVKFLVGFTNKGTEDFIVESLDASFRYPQDYQFYIQNFTALPLNTVVPPQRQATFEYSFIPAEPMGGRPFGLVINLNYKDLNGNVFQDAVFNQTVTVIEREDGLDGETIFMYMFLAGLGLLVIVGLHQLLESRKRKRPIQKVEMGTSSQNDVDMSWIPQETLNQIMQSRRDKASPRRLPRKRAQKRSVGSDERRRRETH; from the exons ATGAGACTCCTCCCCCgcttgctgctgcttctcctgctCGTGTTCCCTGCCACTGTCTTGTTCCGAGGCGGCCCCAGAG GCTCATTAGCAGTGGCACAAGATCTTACAGAGGATGAAGAAACAGTAGAAGATTCTATAATTGAGGATGAAGATGATGAAGCCGAGGTAGAAGAAGATGAACCCACAGATTTG gtagaagataaagaggaagaagatgTGTCTGGTGAACCTGAAGCTTCACCAAGTGCAGATACAACTATACTCTTTGTAAAAGGAGAAG ATTTTCCAGCAAATAACATTGTGAAGTTCCTGGTAGGCTTTACCAACAAGGGTACAGAAGATTTTATCGTTGAATCCTTAGATGCCTCATTCCGTTATCCTCAGGACTACCAGTTTTATATCCAGAATTTCACAGCTCTCCCTCTGAACACTGTAGTGCCACCCCAGAGACAGGCAACTTTTGAGTATTCTTTCATTCCTGCAGAGCCCATGGGCGGACGACCCTTTGGTTTGGTCATCAATCTGAACTACAAAGATTTGAAC ggcaATGTATTCCAAGATGCAGTCTTCAATCAAACAGTTACAGTTATTGAAAGAGAGGATGGGTTAGATGGAGAAAC AATCTTTATGTATATGTTCCTTGCTGGTCTTGGGCTTCTGGTTATTGTTGGCCTTCATCAACTCCTAGAATCTAGAAAG CGTAAGAGACCCATACAGAAAGTAGAAATGGGTACATCAAGTCAGAACGATGTTGACATGAGCTGGATTCCTCAGGAAACATTGAATCAAATCA TGCAGAGTAGAAGAG aTAAAGCTTCACCAAGAAGGTTGCCCAGGAAACGGGCACAGAAGAGATCAGTGGGATCTGATGA
- the SSR1 gene encoding translocon-associated protein subunit alpha isoform X2, with the protein MRLLPRLLLLLLLVFPATVLFRGGPRGSLAVAQDLTEDEETVEDSIIEDEDDEAEVEEDEPTDLVEDKEEEDVSGEPEASPSADTTILFVKGEDFPANNIVKFLVGFTNKGTEDFIVESLDASFRYPQDYQFYIQNFTALPLNTVVPPQRQATFEYSFIPAEPMGGRPFGLVINLNYKDLNGNVFQDAVFNQTVTVIEREDGLDGETIFMYMFLAGLGLLVIVGLHQLLESRKRKRPIQKVEMGTSSQNDVDMSWIPQETLNQINKASPRRLPRKRAQKRSVGSDERRRRETH; encoded by the exons ATGAGACTCCTCCCCCgcttgctgctgcttctcctgctCGTGTTCCCTGCCACTGTCTTGTTCCGAGGCGGCCCCAGAG GCTCATTAGCAGTGGCACAAGATCTTACAGAGGATGAAGAAACAGTAGAAGATTCTATAATTGAGGATGAAGATGATGAAGCCGAGGTAGAAGAAGATGAACCCACAGATTTG gtagaagataaagaggaagaagatgTGTCTGGTGAACCTGAAGCTTCACCAAGTGCAGATACAACTATACTCTTTGTAAAAGGAGAAG ATTTTCCAGCAAATAACATTGTGAAGTTCCTGGTAGGCTTTACCAACAAGGGTACAGAAGATTTTATCGTTGAATCCTTAGATGCCTCATTCCGTTATCCTCAGGACTACCAGTTTTATATCCAGAATTTCACAGCTCTCCCTCTGAACACTGTAGTGCCACCCCAGAGACAGGCAACTTTTGAGTATTCTTTCATTCCTGCAGAGCCCATGGGCGGACGACCCTTTGGTTTGGTCATCAATCTGAACTACAAAGATTTGAAC ggcaATGTATTCCAAGATGCAGTCTTCAATCAAACAGTTACAGTTATTGAAAGAGAGGATGGGTTAGATGGAGAAAC AATCTTTATGTATATGTTCCTTGCTGGTCTTGGGCTTCTGGTTATTGTTGGCCTTCATCAACTCCTAGAATCTAGAAAG CGTAAGAGACCCATACAGAAAGTAGAAATGGGTACATCAAGTCAGAACGATGTTGACATGAGCTGGATTCCTCAGGAAACATTGAATCAAATCA aTAAAGCTTCACCAAGAAGGTTGCCCAGGAAACGGGCACAGAAGAGATCAGTGGGATCTGATGA